Part of the Sulfobacillus acidophilus DSM 10332 genome, GCCGGGCGGACCGTTGCGGTGACGAGCCGGGTGCCGGTGACCGTCCTGGCTTCGCGCCAGTCCGGGCGAAAGGGAATTCGTTGGCGAATCCGTCCCAGTCCTCGGCTGTCGGTGGCGGCGGGGGTGAGAAAAAACCAACCGGTCGGCACGCTGGAGGTGTGGGTCAATGGACGCCCGGCCCTTCAACAACCGGTGGTAGCGGCCGAGAACCTGCCGCCCAATCCTCCCCGCATGACGTACCGCTGGTGGTGGCTCGGGCTGCCAAGTGCCGTTTGGCTCTGGGGCGTCAGGGTTCGGAGGCGGATGAAAGGGATAGGAGCCGCCCATTTGTTTCCCGTCCGCCGTTAGATTTGGCGAGCGATAGACGTTATCGGTTCAGAATCCACGAGGAGGCCCGGATTTTTTCATGCTATCACATGTGACGAACGCGATATTGGCCCTGGGCGTGTACGGGGTTTTAATCGGCATGATTTTGGAGAGTTGCTACATCCCGGTGCCTTCCGAAATAATTTTGCCGTATGCGGGTTATTTGGTCTACAGCGGACGGGCCAGCTTTGTCGGCGCCGTCTTGGCGGGATTGGTCGGAGGGCTTATCGGTGCGTCGATCGGGTATTTAATCGCCCGTTATGGCGGTCGCCCGCTCGTCGAACGCTATGGTCGGTATGTCGGGATTCACGCTCGCGGATTGGATCGGGCGGAATCCTGGTTTCGGCGCCATGGCGACGGCGCCGTATTTTTTGGTCGGTTGTTACCCGGCATTCGAACCTACATTTCCCTGCCGGCCGGCGTGGCGGAAATGCCCTGGGGCCGGTTTTTGGTATTCACGTTTCTCGGGGCACTTCCTTGGACCGTCCTTTTCACCTATGTCGGGTATGCCTTGGGTCAGCATTGGACTCAAGTGGGCAGTTATTCGCACGCTTTTTTCGCCGTGACCCTCATCGCACTGATTATTTGGCTGGGATGGCTTCGTCGGCGGCGTAAAGCCGGATAGCCTCGCCGGCCAGCAACCAGGGAATCATCCAGAGGGTTAGGGGCCCGTGTTCATATACGGGCCCGAAAACCACCACGGCTAGACTGCGGAGTCCTACGGCCCCCAGCAATATC contains:
- a CDS encoding SNARE associated Golgi protein-like protein (PFAM: SNARE associated Golgi protein~COGs: COG0586 membrane-associated protein~InterPro IPR015414~KEGG: adg:Adeg_1030 SNARE associated Golgi protein-like protein~PFAM: SNARE associated Golgi protein~SPTR: SNARE associated Golgi protein-like protein), giving the protein MLSHVTNAILALGVYGVLIGMILESCYIPVPSEIILPYAGYLVYSGRASFVGAVLAGLVGGLIGASIGYLIARYGGRPLVERYGRYVGIHARGLDRAESWFRRHGDGAVFFGRLLPGIRTYISLPAGVAEMPWGRFLVFTFLGALPWTVLFTYVGYALGQHWTQVGSYSHAFFAVTLIALIIWLGWLRRRRKAG